A single genomic interval of Anthonomus grandis grandis chromosome 17, icAntGran1.3, whole genome shotgun sequence harbors:
- the LOC126746555 gene encoding uncharacterized protein LOC126746555 — MSLKASQTGGVKPMSIEGRLKDERERLLGMTDAERNLRKQWLKDQILSENEPRVVPEIYKATYNPIRRFYRYPMDQVEKALTPVLGLEKAQVFRGVTAKFGFMIMGAYWTWYYMKYNRNNWERRGGIRVKSTREPTMPGDPGYPHVPNMKPQDYMPRGFDKVTLNL; from the coding sequence ATGTCCCTAAAAGCTTCGCAAACTGGGGGCGTGAAGCCCATGAGTATTGAGGGCCGCTTAAAAGATGAACGAGAACGACTCTTGGGCATGACCGATGCTgaaagaaatttaagaaaacagtGGCTGAAAGACCAAATATTATCCGAAAACGAGCCTAGAGTTGTCCCTGAGATATACAAGGCTACTTATAATCCGATTAGGAGATTTTACCGTTACCCCATGGATCAGGTCGAGAAGGCTTTAACACCTGTACTTGGGTTGGAAAAAGCACAGGTTTTCAGAGGGGTGACAGCTAAGTTTGGATTTATGATCATGGGCGCTTACTGGACATGGTATTACATGAAATACAATAGAAACAACTGGGAACGTAGGGGTGGAATTAGAGTTAAATCCACTCGGGAACCAACAATGCCTGGAGATCCGGGTTATCCACATGTACCTAATATGAAACCACAAGATTATATGCCGAGAGGATTTGATAAGGTTactttaaatttgtaa
- the LOC126746554 gene encoding peptidoglycan-recognition protein 2-like produces the protein MLLILLLFYVLFESSIAENGSDWPKICPDIITRNRWNARTAQAVEYALIPVKNVIIHHTVTEECKKEVNCTAIIQEIQNFHIDILEFPDIGYNFLIGGDGNIYEGAGWHKVGAHTRGYNSRSVGIAFIGNFSDKLPRSKSLKALKDFLQCGVELGEIDKEYNLYGARQVSPSPTLSPGSRLFSELKTWPHFTNTT, from the exons ATGCTCttaattttgttgttattttatgTTCTGTTCGAAAGCAGTATTGCAGAAAATGGCTCTG attggCCGAAAATTTGTCCAGACATCATTACCCGAAACAGATGGAATGCTAGAACAGCGCAGGCTGTGGAATACGCCCTTATTCcagtcaaaaatgttattatacaTCACACAGTAACAGAAGAATGTAAAAAAGAAGTTAACTGTACCGCTATAATAcaagaaattcaaaatttccaTATTGATATATTGGAATTTCCTGACATTGGTTACAA TTTTTTAATCGGAGGAGACGGAAATATCTATGAAGGTGCAGGTTGGCACAAAGTTGGTGCCCATACTAGAGGGTATAACTCAAGATCAGTAGGAATTGCCTTTATTGGTAATTTTTCAG atAAACTGCCCAGATCTAAATCCCTTAAAGCTCTTAAAGATTTTCTACAATGCGGTGTCGAGCTTGGAGAAATAGACAAAGAATATAACCTTTATGGAGCAAGACAAGTTAGTCCCAGTCCTACTTTAAGTCCTGGATCCAGATTGTTTAGTGAACTAAAAACATGGCCTCATTTTACAAATACAACTTAG